ATACTTGAAAACTGGCAAAAAgcttgttatttttttttctaaattcagATTTATATTACTGTTATTAGTATGAAGTGTTTTGCCTATAGTTTTCAAAATTGTAAATTTGAACATCTTGGAGCTGGTAATTTATTTGAGAAGATCATAGCATATTACCACTTATTTCCTGGCTTTATTTACTAGTCTTAAAGATGATCCTGTCTGcaccatgtgtgtatgtatttaagtccttaatgtttattgttttattgtttcacTGTGTGAAGTCTTTCATGCTGATCCACTTAATAACATTCTCTTCCACGGTGGTTACTCAAGTTTTATCCTCTCacataacctctgttctaaaCGGTCTTATTTCCCAGTTCTCGCAATATGCCCTTGTGGCATAAAATCGCAATCAGAGCACATTACACCGACTTAGATCCAATATGGTGGTCACCATGGAGTTAGTTGACTAATGTAGGCAAATGTGGTGCCAGAAATACCCATTCTCTCCCGGAGACTTatgttgatgtgacacattTGATGACTGGCACCATGAAAGAGAcctattagaacagaggttacatgagaagatatgacttgagtaacctctgtgggaagagaatgcttaATAAAGACATATATGTTGCACAGAAgatatgttaaatattaatcatTGTAGTCTCCTTTAATTAATGTATTTAagtcctcactcactcactctatctccAGACTGACTCATTTGAGAGGACAACTTACTGCCTGGAGTGGATCTGTAACCACACATGTCTGGGAACGGTGAACCGTCTCCGTCGCGTCTACGACCTTGGGGGTCTGGTGGCTGACCTCTACAACCATGCTGGGAAACAGGGCATCTCCATGACGTCCATCACCGACATGCTGACCTCCAGCAGCTGGGACTATGTGTCCGGGACAAGGTATGTGAAATATAACTGTTTttgtcttacctcacacatgaatgttgctttctgattggctaagagCCCtagtattttttttcaatgtaccaCGCTTACAGACAAggtatttttttcaatgtacaccactGGGAATGCCAAACTCATTTGGTTCTTCATGGTAGTACATCTTTATGTCGGATTACAtggaatcacgcatgatgcatggGAATTATCGATGTTTTCCGATTGAAagtcaatggaagggagataactctaaatttgttttctttgtgtcATCTGCACAATGGCGATGAAACGATTTGTCATGCTACTATTCAGTACCAGTGCTTCAGACAGTTCAAAACGAAAATTCAGGtcttcggtaagataaatacattgttcactggtccctggggtccatgggctcatgtaccctcaagggctcagggaacataaacaaaccttgagagtacatgagcccatggacccctgtgaccagtgaacaacttatagtaGATGGtgtatgtataacatgtacaaCTATCTTGGAATGGATATTTAACAAACAGCTGGGTCTGTGCATCTATGATGAAAAAGGGGTTATACCCTGtttttgataaatgtgttatatattaacataaaatatattttgtgttagaacaagagttacctccctttgaccatATTATTTTCACCTTGTACGTAACATCTACAGTAGAACAGAGTTAGCTCAATTAAAACGGTGCTGCAGTCCCATAGGCAACAAGAATAGCATGCTTGTACTGCTTTGCACTTGACAGTTTTTATTGCAATGCCTATTTTGTGAGATTGTataacgacccgtgaaggtcccgggtagagtaaactttcagcaacccatgcttgccttaaaaggccactaagcttgtcgtaagaggctactaacaggatctagtggtcagactcgctcacttgCTTGACGCATGTCTTTGATTCCCTATTGCACAGATCATTGAAAGAAAGTATAACCAATTGTTGCAGGTGTGACTGGCATGAAGAGAAGGAGTGTAACCACTGTGCCCTGGCTGTTGTGCAGAGATATGCGTAAGTTCTTCTGACCTTCCTCAAGGCTGGGTGGCCTTGTAGTTAAAGCGTCTGCTGGTCACAACAAAGACCTAGGTTTAGTTCCCcccatggatacaatgtgtgaagcccatttctggtgttccccgctgtgatattgttggaacattccTAAAAGCATCGTAAAACGGTACTTACTCACTCTCATCCTCAGTGAAGGTACAGGTCACAGTTTGTCTTAAGGCAAGCAGCACTTGGTTGACGTAAGAATTAGATTGATGTGCTTGTTTACTTGGTTGATGTCAATTGATTGACTGATCCAGATTTGAGTATTTACAGATTGATGAATATTGCACAAAGCAGCTTTAAAAACAGATGAAACTTTGGAATCAATCGTTCAGTTATCTTTTTGTCACATGTGTCTCACATAAAGAGAATATGAAGGTAATATACAGAGCATGTCGCATTTGACCTAACAATGTCAGGAATCTGAATTATTGAAGCTTTTGTGCGAGATTTATTTCTCTACTAAAACAAAAACTAGTCTGCTCAGTCTTTATATATTGCTTGAGAGAGGTGTCAGTGTAAAACTACTTGATGTGTTATCACCGTGGGCTGGAATAATGTGTCAGATGATATACTGGACCAGTAGAAGAAACTAACACAGCTTGTGCCGACCcatccacacagacacacacatcatAACACTCCAAGACACACTGGGTCACACCACAACAGACAattctgctctgctctgctctgctctgctctgctctgctctgctctgctctgctctgctctgctctgctccacACCACTGCACTATTCTCAGTCCCGCTCCACTCCACTGCACTACTCCATGCCAAAGTGAATAAACCACTCCATGCTTTTTTGCACTGCTCAACTCCACACCAAATCTAATAATCCACTCCACTGCTCTGCACCACACCAATAAGGCCAAACCCCTCCACTTCACTCCAGTCCATCACAAAACTGCATGGACAGACACACAATCACATGTTTACAGTATATTGAATTGCATTGTGAACCTCACTTCACAACACACAACCACACGGATTCCAGGTATGCCATCTCCGATGCCATGTCCCAGATCTACAACTTCAAGCTGACAGAGAACCACCTTCCCTGCAGCACTAACAAGCCATccaatttcatcatcataccTCCCTCAGCCATGTCCATCCAGGCCCGTCCAACACGAGCCAAATCAAGGGGCAGGGGCTGGACGCCAGGGTCCAGGCAAGGAGTAGGCAGGGGCGTCACAACAGACTACAGTCAGCAGGTGGGTGCTGCTGAGGGTTACCTTCTGGGGCTGTTACCAGTCTGTAGTCATTGTGGAAAGCCATGATGACCATATTATcagttttttcattttttaacttttcgtctgctactttgattggttaataataTCCAGATGACATTATCATGTCTGACTTTACTTATTCAGGGTCTTTTGTTATGACCTGTTATGCACCTGTCTCCTGCAGCCACAactggaggaggaggaggaagaggaagcAGAGCTCGAAGACTACAAAACCCGAGTGAGAAGGCCCAAGATGCCAGGTAGGTGAGACGACCCAAGATGTCAGTAACATGAGATGGCCCAAGATGTCAGTTGGGTGAGATTGTCCAAGAAACTAGGTAGGTGAGATGGCCCAAGATAGCCAAGATGTCTGGAAGGTGAGCTGGCTCAAGATATCAGTTAGTCGAGTTGGCCCAAGATGTCAGTTAGGTGAGATGGCCCAAGATGCCAGGCAGCTGAGATGACCCAGTTCAGAACtcaggccctcgtgtcattgcgaggattaaagatttttttaaaaaaaattggaTCTTACGATTCCTATGACTTTCAACAAATACAAACTTTAAAATGCCTCAACCTTTTCCTAAAAATATGCTTTGAGTATCTCTGTTCCAGCTGCCTCAGGGTGGGGCTCTGTCCCGGGGGTCAACTCTACCCCCAACCTTGACTCCCAGGATGCATCACAATGGCCTAGTCTAGGAGGAGGTAAGTTGATGGGAGTGGAGGTTGATAAGATCTGAATAACAGTGCTGTGCAGTATGAAAACAGTGACACTGTCTCTAccaatattgctgcaatatcatggtgagggatatcagacatgggcttcacacattgtaccaactTGGAAATTCAACCATGGTGCCATCAGCAagaaaatgctttaaccactaggctaccccacagcaatatctccagggtgtacgttccgatgaatctccactataccctggatgcatctacgactAAGCCCGATAAATTAGCCCTAACATGAGACTGACAGCCTGAAGTACTCAATCACATTGTCTTAAACGGAAATTTCTAATTTAATCACAATGTTTATCATTGCTGATTCATATTCTAATAAAAGAATATTTCAGGATTGAAATTTCAGGTTAAAAAGATGATGTTCTCACTTCAGGTCCAGGATCTCAGAAGTTTGCAGGAAGAGTGCAGCCCCCTGATGCTAGCAGTGCTCCACCACCACCTCTAGCTTGGCAGGCCTCAGGGGTGGGGCTGGGCAGGGGGCGGGGCCGGGGTGTTCCATCAGCTGCAGGAGACATGAAGGACATTGCCGCCAACCTTCTCACACAGCCAGGCTATCAGCCACAGGTGAGAGTTGGTGCTCCCCATGTGGGACTGAGCAGGTGCTTCAGGTATTTTGGGTTACTGAGATAATCAGTGGTTGAAACACGTGCATAGGTGGTGGCATGTTGTCTTTGACTGGGGCAGTGCAGGTGTTCCTTTGATGGAGCTATGCAGTTTTTCTTGCATGGAGCTTTGCAGGTGTTCCTTGGATATGGCTATGCAGTTGTTCCTTGGATTGGGCTGTGCAAGCGCTCCTTGGATGCAGCTATGCAGGTGTTCCTTGGATTGGGCTATGCAGGTGTTCCTGGGATGGAGCTATGCAGATGTTCCTTTGATGGGGCTATGCAGGTGTTCCTAGGATGGGACTATGCAGTTGTAGTTTGGATGGGGTTAGTAAGGATAGGTAGGTGCCCCTGGTGTGGGACAAGTCAGGTACCCCTGGGGTGGGACTAGTATGTGTCCAAGGGGTGGTTTAGACAGGTGCCCCTGGAGTGGGTGTAGTCAGGTACCCCTGAAATGGGGCTGGTATGTGCCCTGGAGTGGGTTTAGTGAGGTAACCCTGGGTTTGGGTTACACAGGTGCCCCTGGAAGGGGGCTAGTACGTACCCCTAGAGTGAGGCTAGTGTGTGCACATGGGGTTGGGTTAGACAGCCAAGGGTTCAGTCTGaatactgaatggtcacacaagtgtcagctcACAATGCATTGTAAACTGTGCTAGTTTGAATATTTGGACACCATGTATTGGAAAGATCAAAATGGATGTGTCCTTGGAAAGCAGTCACTGTCTGAATCTAAATCCAAATGTTTGGCTGTTGATTATGAAGGGAATTCATCCAAGACCATTCTGAAGATATTTTATGTAATATTGTCTCAGGAAATACCAAtatccaagaggtaccaaacgacatatcattttcattttctgcaattattttacaaatattataacCCAATGTGTTTTGAAGACTCATCTCATGAACCACATTGCTAACATAGGTGAAACTATGGAACTGTCTTTGCTAATGATCCCTTGAGAAAAAAATggaaactttacaaacattgGACACTGAGAATATGCTTAGACTCGTTATTTTTTGTCATACTCTGATAACTTCTCCTCCAGGACTACCAGTGACCTGATGTTACCAGCAGAATTATGTCTCATGTTTCCTTGACATGATTATGTAAGAtgtaatttgaaaaaatatccaACCAATTTTATCAAGTCGGATAAGCGCACGCAGTCAGCTGGTATTTGGACACCATTTCAAGTATATGAAATATTACTAACAGGCTGTAGGAAGAGGCATGCAACCAGTGCATCCTGACCAGTCCACACCAGTGCAACCACCTAGAATGTCTCTACCTCCGTCAACAGGATTGATGGGTAAGAAGACATCTGATAAATGAACTTCTTCCATAAAATATGTGTAGGGTTTTTTGTACTTGCTATGACATGCGTGTTTGAAATTTACCAGTGAAGGTCTAAGTCAGAATTGCTTCATGTACCAATGTCTGTCGGGAGATGCTCCGTGACTCCGTATCTCCGTGACTGTATTGTACCATATATCTCAGCTTGATCTTTGAGATCGGAGCCCAGAAATATGCTGACTATCCCAGTTACTAAAACAGTTTCTTATGGACAGAGATCCTTTTCATTTGCAGCTGTGATTGAGTGGAATCAGTTACCAACATACATTAAAGACTGTGACATGTTCTCTCTGTTTAAATCCAGACTCAAACATTCTGTGATGAGTCAGTGAACCCTTGGTCTGTGCGCTTAGagcatgaaatattcatggaGTCATGCGCAATATAAAtgaactattattattattattatgattattatgttttaaagattagAATTGAAATGCAATAGAGAGGGTTtgagtgatcctggcacagtcagactggtaaagctcatcatcagctcagggccatcgccccctctacatgcagcccagacagcgaatgggacttctcccaggaaacactacCTAGTCGAACCCACAGCAAAAGTCTTGGTGGCTTTGATTTTGTTTCCAGtttctttaaacaagatttatactcggcccaaAGTTTATcctgaatctgggcattctggagcttgtctcaaacttgcattccaagataggtgtaggcctgatcttccacaagatgctcagtaactcctcccccttgtaacttgaccgatccatcattagttaccttgccacattTCAAacgaagagtattacatttgtcaagcCCAAAAGTCAtaccaatatcattagagaaggactcgacaaggagaacctgttgtttcaaattggtctctcctttggcaaggagctcggtGTCATCCacgtagaggagatgagtaagaggtgttggggatctgtgctgtgGAGGTGCCTGACAgtaaccctcctccctattgagcagaaaactcaaaggatttaaagacagacaaaaaagcaaaggactgaaggagcaCCCCTGAAATATTCTCCTTCTGGTTGGAAAAgatctgcacctgcccttgcgagttgagttgagtcgaccagcaactcattaaagacttgagtaaatgaagtagtcgctcagggggTCAACATACTGAAGACACTTCAGAGTCCATTCGTgtgggacagagtcatatgcctttttgtagtctatccagcacatggagaggttgcagTGGTACGTTTTACCCTTTTCCAAAATCGTTTTCTCTACAAGAAGTTTATCCTTGCACCCcaaacatccctttctcgcctcCTTCTGCTcgctgtaaattatctcattggagaACCAGTGAGATAATAACCAATGAGAGAACTcaataagatgacacgaggtttgtcaaacaccctttgaataattgttattattattatcttgatattgatcagtggattgacTGAGTGcttgagtgagttcagttttacaccgcactcaacaacattcctgctatatggcggcggtctgtaaataatcaagtctggaacagacaatccagtggtcaacagcatgaatatcgatctgtgcaattgggaaccgatgacatgtgtcaaccaagttagcaagcctgaccacccgacccagTTAGTcctctcttacaacaagcatagtcgccttttatgacaggcatgggttgctgaaggtctattctaccccggtaccTTCATGAGTCGATCAGTGGATTGCTTGTTCCAGACTCAGTCATTAAAAGACAACCACGGTATAGCtgaactattgctgagtgcagcgttaaacaacaagcaaacaatatTATAGCGTGCACAGATATGAGCATGGTTGTAAGTTCTAGACTGGAATAATGCCGAGTGTTTATGGTACTAGCTAAGTCAGGTACCATGCCAGCGTTTAACATGCATATCCCTCTCGAACACATTTTTTTACCTATGAGGATCTATGTGTGAATTGGTCTCCAACAACCCATGGTTGTTGAAAAAAATTAGTAACGAGATGGAATGGTCACAGACTTGGCTGAACCTTCTGATTGCATCAGAATTCCATGGATCGattctcatactgttgatcactggattgtctggtccagacaagatTGAAGACAGAAGCTCATCAAAATTGCAGTGATGTTGAGCAACAGCCCATCAACATTCTCTGCTCCAACTGCAGCATtaacagtcactcactctcagtATCAAAGCAAACTTATGATTTTCAACTTCAGTATAACAAAAGTCAACATAATCATTAAACCTAAAAAACGATGATGGAAAACTTTCCACTCACATTtgccaacaacatgagcattagCATGACATTTCTTAAACGGAGTAGCTTTTCATTACCTTTTTTACATTTTAGGTCAAGGTCGTGGCATAAGAGTGCCAGGCCAAGGTGTTACCCAACCTCCTGTTGGCAGAGGCTATGCCCCGGTTGGCAGAGGCTATGCTCCCCCAGTCGGCAGAGGCTATGCTCCAGTTGGCAGAGGTTATGCTCCCACAGTAGATAGAGGCAATACTTCACCAGGTAAGACAACAATCAACTGATAGACAGAGAGATGTAACCATACAAAATACATGCCATAAATTGCTCATATGACCATCACTCAGGAGACCAAGCTTCGTTTcttgacatgggtacaatgtgcagaGCCCCTCTCTGGTGCTACCCCTATGTGCTGTTGTTTGCTGGTCTATATTATATGTCACTACATTTTATAGTTATTGCTATTTATGCAGTCCTCAATATTGTACCATGTTGTTGCTCTCTCTGTAACTGTTGCTGCATGctatgttgctgttgctgcacCCTTCTATGCATGTTGTTGCACCCAACTATGCATGTTGTTGCTGCAACCTACCATgcatgttgctgt
The window above is part of the Haliotis asinina isolate JCU_RB_2024 chromosome 1, JCU_Hal_asi_v2, whole genome shotgun sequence genome. Proteins encoded here:
- the LOC137290467 gene encoding protein maelstrom homolog, with protein sequence MPKKKQAHNAFYFFMKDMEPQLRREGRITNGMADVVPIAHPRWKVLPKEEKERYEQMAKEYKARMRGSVGDQYRMDNVGNIIAHRKDPKVEESKRIKKGREEVVASWKTKDVMEEQFYFINFQVLCRTEDGDYLPCEIAVVEYNLQKGITKKLHRFIEPGRIPTGYRYTCMTNSDETHQIPVENFELSDENYRGLWIQLENFVNPGGEKPDYPPVYCLTDSFERTTYCLEWICNHTCLGTVNRLRRVYDLGGLVADLYNHAGKQGISMTSITDMLTSSSWDYVSGTRCDWHEEKECNHCALAVVQRYAYAISDAMSQIYNFKLTENHLPCSTNKPSNFIIIPPSAMSIQARPTRAKSRGRGWTPGSRQGVGRGVTTDYSQQPQLEEEEEEEAELEDYKTRVRRPKMPAASGWGSVPGVNSTPNLDSQDASQWPSLGGGPGSQKFAGRVQPPDASSAPPPPLAWQASGVGLGRGRGRGVPSAAGDMKDIAANLLTQPGYQPQAVGRGMQPVHPDQSTPVQPPRMSLPPSTGLMGQGRGIRVPGQGVTQPPVGRGYAPVGRGYAPPVGRGYAPVGRGYAPTVDRGNTSPGVIQQQMQAMTLTEQQ